In Phaeobacter inhibens DSM 16374, the following proteins share a genomic window:
- a CDS encoding patatin-like phospholipase family protein, whose protein sequence is MTKRINLALQGGGAHGAFTWGVLDRLLECEDLEIAAITGTSAGALNGAALKSGLVQGGRAGARACLDHLWQRMGAVGDMRFAHWLAGLDAAPLLGALDWIAPFSPREAMGQILSPYSYGPFYRNPLRPVVEGFNFAEVCAVQGPQLFICATSVRSGKVRVFSGEEVTTDAILASACLPNLFQAIEIEDPKTGRLEPYWDGGYTGNPALFPLYRPELPSDVVIVSINPLERDELPRTPQQIQNRVNEISFNSSLLRELRAISFVQRLLAEGQLAAGEMKRVLVHMIADDDLMRELSVNTKLIPIPQILAKLKAAGRAAAERFLEQDSDAIGLRSTVDLAEMFG, encoded by the coding sequence GTGACAAAGCGGATCAATCTGGCCCTGCAGGGTGGTGGCGCGCATGGGGCGTTTACCTGGGGTGTTCTCGACCGGCTCTTGGAGTGTGAGGATCTGGAGATCGCCGCGATCACCGGGACCTCTGCTGGGGCCCTGAACGGGGCGGCGTTGAAATCCGGGCTGGTTCAGGGGGGGCGTGCAGGGGCGCGGGCCTGTCTTGATCATCTCTGGCAGCGGATGGGGGCGGTGGGGGACATGCGGTTTGCCCATTGGCTGGCAGGGCTTGATGCCGCACCGCTGCTGGGCGCATTGGACTGGATCGCGCCGTTTTCCCCGCGTGAGGCCATGGGCCAGATCTTGTCGCCCTATAGCTATGGGCCGTTCTATCGCAATCCGCTCAGACCCGTGGTGGAGGGGTTCAATTTTGCTGAGGTTTGCGCCGTTCAGGGGCCACAGTTGTTCATCTGCGCCACATCGGTCCGCAGTGGCAAGGTGCGGGTGTTTTCCGGTGAGGAGGTCACGACCGACGCGATCCTGGCCTCTGCCTGTCTGCCGAACCTGTTTCAGGCGATTGAGATTGAGGACCCGAAGACCGGACGGTTGGAGCCCTATTGGGATGGCGGTTATACCGGCAATCCGGCGCTATTTCCGCTTTACCGGCCTGAATTGCCCTCGGACGTGGTGATTGTCAGTATCAACCCGCTGGAACGCGATGAGCTGCCGCGCACGCCGCAGCAGATCCAGAACCGGGTGAATGAAATCAGCTTCAACTCATCTCTGTTGCGAGAGCTGCGGGCGATTTCCTTTGTTCAGCGGTTGCTGGCAGAGGGACAGCTGGCGGCGGGAGAGATGAAACGGGTGTTGGTGCATATGATCGCTGATGATGATCTGATGCGGGAGTTGTCCGTCAATACCAAGCTGATCCCGATCCCACAGATTCTGGCGAAGCTGAAAGCCGCTGGACGTGCAGCTGCGGAGCGGTTTCTGGAGCAGGACAGCGACGCCATCGGCCTCCGGTCGACGGTGGATCTGGCGGAGATGTTTGGCTGA
- a CDS encoding DUF502 domain-containing protein produces the protein MTTPFDDETTPRRPGLFARLRSSFFTGIVVIAPVGLTIWLLWTVMGWIDGVVLPLVPHTVRPEQYIGINLRGVGLIIFLLFTIVVGWIAKGIIGRSLIGFAESLVDRMPVVRSIYSGIKQISETVFAQTERSFDTACLIQYPRRGIWAIGFVSTTAKGEVAARAETGGNLLSIFVPTTPNPTSGFLLFFPEEDVIPLDMTVEEAAKLVISAGLVYPNAKDPTKPAELVSD, from the coding sequence ATGACCACACCCTTTGACGACGAAACCACGCCCCGCCGCCCTGGCCTTTTTGCCCGACTGCGGTCGTCCTTCTTTACTGGCATCGTGGTCATTGCCCCGGTCGGGCTGACCATCTGGCTATTGTGGACTGTGATGGGCTGGATCGACGGTGTGGTGTTGCCGCTTGTGCCGCATACCGTACGGCCCGAGCAATATATCGGGATCAACCTGCGTGGCGTCGGTTTGATAATCTTCCTGCTGTTCACCATTGTGGTGGGCTGGATCGCCAAGGGCATCATCGGCCGTTCACTCATCGGTTTTGCCGAAAGCCTGGTGGACCGCATGCCGGTGGTGCGCTCGATCTATTCTGGGATCAAACAGATCTCGGAAACCGTGTTTGCCCAGACCGAACGCAGCTTCGACACCGCCTGCCTTATCCAGTATCCGCGCCGTGGCATCTGGGCAATCGGCTTTGTCTCCACCACCGCCAAAGGTGAGGTGGCAGCGCGGGCCGAGACGGGTGGCAACCTCCTGTCGATTTTTGTGCCGACCACACCAAACCCCACATCCGGGTTTCTGCTGTTCTTTCCTGAGGAAGATGTGATCCCGCTGGACATGACTGTGGAAGAGGCTGCCAAACTGGTGATTTCCGCCGGACTGGTCTATCCCAACGCCAAGGATCCCACAAAACCTGCCGAGCTCGTTTCAGACTGA